One window of Hydractinia symbiolongicarpus strain clone_291-10 chromosome 3, HSymV2.1, whole genome shotgun sequence genomic DNA carries:
- the LOC130635887 gene encoding uncharacterized protein LOC130635887, producing MLKKHNTTLTDQGKRSKCTFPGCEETFYHKSRMISHLNTFHGTKTNVRNLVFEDEQMFMEWKEKEELDKHIYFSKQRGDGDSKLTKYAYYVCQHDGDGRSHRKEGEPARKTEKKFKPGQIKTGRFCPARLTCHMDKVNKEIRVEYITSHSHAVNLENTVFQPIPSTIRQEIKAKLSIGIPVNEVYKDLLDGMGNRNTRENDSKITRAHLVSKSNVTDIKRHMKYGRRLHPDDSTSTHLLVKKLEMENYNCIIVYKPQGQSVAIGPKMYDDIDIKKDLFAIGIQTREQLEMFIKGANKVHCIDGTHSTNKYEFPLTTVIVPDEFNKGYPVGWLISNRNDELTLRPFLEEIKSRCPDDFTVNCLMTDDDNSGWNAFSAVFGETKHLLCKWHITRAWRRNLKLVPESQQDEVMQHLLVILNEKDASQFKILQRGFLKKCSVIAPAFAKYFQDRYVRRAEKWAMCYRQFEHCNTDTNMFVESFHNKLKTFFMERRPNKRIDDLINLLLTIEEEDYWRKKRSLTYYGNLKNISIEDSRHTKGLNISDAKVEKLSESEWTVQSQSRDGCQYNVRMLENKCTDNDCLDR from the coding sequence ATGTTGAAGAAACATAACACTACGTTAACTGATCAGGGTAAGCGTTCAAAATGTACATTCCCTGGTTGTGAAGAGACTTTTTACCACAAAAGTAGAATGATATCACACCTAAACACATTCCATGGTACGAAGACAAACGTTCGTAACTTGGTATTTGAGGACGAACAGATGTTCATGGAatggaaagaaaaagaagaattagATAAAcacatatatttttcaaaacaaagagGGGATGGCGACTCTAAATTAACGAAATACGCTTATTACGTTTGCCAGCATGACGGGGACGGAAGATCGCATAGAAAAGAAGGTGAACCAGCTCGaaaaacagagaaaaaattCAAACCCGGTCAGATTAAAACAGGACGCTTTTGCCCAGCTAGATTGACCTGTCACATGGACAAAGTTAATAAAGAAATTAGAGTAGAGTATATCACATCTCATAGCCACGCAGTCAATTTAGAAAATACTGTTTTTCAACCCATACCATCAACCATCCGCCAGGAAATAAAGGCAAAACTGTCTATTGGTATACCAGTCAACGAAGTATACAAGGACTTACTTGACGGGATGGGTAACCGTAataccagggaaaacgactCAAAAATAACGCGGGCACATCTGGTCAGTAAGAGCAATGTTACTGACATAAAGAGACACATGAAATACGGTAGAAGGCTACACCCTGATGACAGCACATCAACTCACTTGTTGGTGAAAAAATTAGAAATGGAAAATTACAACTGCATTATTGTGTATAAGCCACAGGGACAGTCAGTTGCTATTGGGCCAAAAATGTACGATGATATCGATATCAAAAAGGATCTCTTTGCAATCGGAATTCAAACAAGGGAACAGCTGGAAATGTTCATTAAGGGTGCAAACAAAGTACATTGTATAGATGGCACCCACAGCACGAACAAGTATGAGTTCCCATTGACAACTGTGATCGTGCCGGATGAATTTAATAAAGGTTATCCAGTGGGTTGGTTGATATCCAATCGAAATGACGAATTAACTCTCCGGCCATTcttagaagaaataaaaagcaGATGTCCTGACGACTTCACAGTTAACTGTTTGATGACAGACGATGATAATTCCGGATGGAACGCATTTTCTGCTGTTTTTGGAGAAACTAAGCACCTTCTGTGTAAGTGGCACATAACCCGGGCTTGGCGCAGGAATCTGAAATTAGTTCCAGAAAGTCAGCAAGATGAAGTAATGCAACACCTTCTggttattttaaatgaaaaagatgCTTCACAATTTAAAATTCTGCAAAGGGGATTCCTCAAAAAATGTTCTGTAATTGCTCCTGCTTTTGCCAAGTACTTTCAGGACCGCTATGTTCGAAGGGCCGAAAAATGGGCGATGTGTTACAGGCAGTTTGAACATTGCAACACAGATACTAATATGTTTGTTGAATCGTTTCATaacaaactgaaaacattttttatggaAAGAAGACCGAATAAAAGAATTGACGACCTCATCAATTTGCTGCTAACTATTGAAGAAGAGGACTATTGGCGTAAAAAGAGAAGCCTGACTTATTacggaaatttaaaaaatatttctattgagGACTCAAGGCATACCAAAGGTTTAAACATATCAGACGCTAAAGTGGAAAAGCTGTCAGAAAGTGAATGGACAGTACAGTCCCAAAGTCGCGATGGATGTCAGTACAACGTGAGGATGCTGGAAAACAAATGCACCGACAACGATTGCTTGGATAGGTga